In one window of Paraburkholderia phymatum STM815 DNA:
- a CDS encoding oxepin-CoA hydrolase, alternative type encodes MAAELLASRPTESESTLVLTLSNPGARNAMHPDMYAAGIEAMNTAERDASIGAIVITGADNFFCAGGNLNRLLENRAKDPSVQAQSIDLLGEWIAALQASSKPVIAAVEGAAAGAGFSLALACDLIVAADDAKFVMSYARVGLTPDGGGSWFLARALPRQIATEVLIEGKPIGAPRLYELGVVNRLAKPGAVRDAAVAWADDLGKVSPNAKARIKGLIAAAGEQSLPDQLVAERDSFVASLHHRDGLEGITAFLEKRTPNYR; translated from the coding sequence ATGGCCGCCGAACTGCTCGCCTCGCGCCCGACCGAAAGCGAATCGACGCTCGTGTTGACACTCTCGAACCCAGGGGCGCGCAACGCGATGCACCCGGACATGTACGCGGCCGGCATCGAAGCGATGAACACGGCCGAGCGCGACGCGTCGATCGGCGCGATCGTCATCACGGGCGCCGACAACTTCTTCTGCGCAGGCGGCAATCTGAACCGCCTGCTCGAGAACCGCGCGAAAGATCCGTCCGTGCAGGCGCAAAGCATCGATCTGCTCGGCGAATGGATTGCCGCACTGCAGGCGTCGTCGAAGCCGGTAATCGCTGCCGTCGAAGGCGCGGCGGCGGGTGCAGGTTTTTCGCTGGCGCTCGCATGCGACCTGATCGTCGCCGCCGACGACGCGAAGTTCGTGATGTCGTACGCGCGTGTCGGCCTCACGCCCGACGGCGGCGGCTCGTGGTTCCTCGCACGTGCGCTGCCGCGTCAGATCGCAACGGAAGTGCTGATCGAAGGCAAGCCGATCGGTGCGCCGCGTCTCTATGAACTCGGCGTCGTCAACCGCCTCGCGAAACCGGGTGCCGTGCGCGATGCGGCTGTCGCGTGGGCCGACGATCTCGGCAAGGTCTCGCCGAATGCAAAGGCACGCATCAAAGGCCTGATCGCGGCCGCGGGCGAGCAGTCGCTGCCCGATCAGCTCGTCGCGGAGCGCGACAGCTTTGTCGCGTCGCTGCATCATCGCGACGGACTCGAAGGCATCACGGCATTCCTCGAAAAGCGCACGCCGAACTACCGATGA
- a CDS encoding histidine phosphatase family protein has translation MSTPAYQLPKRRRIYLMRHGDVTYFDKSGGTIDPERVPLNEKGRAQADAAGRVFAQQNVRFDRVIASGLPRAVETAQRVLAQMGTDAAVEIEPAWEEIRSGKPGSLPLADLEAAFLSAFDGIVAEHVQFLGGETIGELFDRVLPALAALRNDATWDVALLVLHGGVNRAILSHAITAGGRTFFGHLAQSMGCINALDVGAAQRDWVVRLINHAPLAPLHREVRNTSMELLYAQFLQSRGS, from the coding sequence ATGAGCACGCCCGCTTATCAGTTGCCGAAACGCCGCCGCATCTATCTGATGCGGCATGGCGACGTCACCTACTTCGACAAGTCGGGTGGCACGATCGACCCGGAGCGCGTGCCGCTGAACGAGAAAGGCCGCGCGCAGGCGGATGCCGCCGGTCGTGTGTTCGCGCAACAGAACGTGCGCTTCGATCGCGTGATTGCGAGCGGCCTGCCGCGCGCGGTCGAGACCGCGCAGCGCGTGCTCGCGCAAATGGGCACTGATGCCGCTGTCGAGATCGAGCCCGCGTGGGAAGAAATCCGCAGCGGCAAGCCGGGTTCGCTCCCGCTCGCCGACCTCGAAGCAGCCTTTCTCAGCGCGTTCGACGGCATCGTCGCGGAACACGTGCAGTTTCTCGGTGGCGAAACGATCGGCGAACTGTTCGATCGCGTGCTGCCAGCGCTCGCGGCGCTGCGTAACGATGCAACATGGGACGTCGCGCTGCTCGTGCTGCATGGCGGCGTCAATCGCGCGATTCTCTCGCACGCGATCACGGCGGGCGGCCGCACGTTCTTCGGCCATCTCGCACAGTCAATGGGCTGTATCAATGCGCTCGATGTGGGCGCCGCGCAACGCGACTGGGTCGTGCGGCTCATCAATCACGCCCCGCTTGCGCCACTGCATCGCGAGGTGCGCAATACGTCGATGGAATTGCTGTACGCGCAATTCCTGCAAAGCAGAGGCAGCTAG
- a CDS encoding phosphotransferase codes for MPHAATPAGSTTQTDYTAFEGTRPVSERQRIDIEALSAWLAQHVDGYAGPLTLEQFAGGQSNPTFKLITPTRAYVMRAKPGPSAKLLPSAHAIEREYRVMLALRDTDVPVATMLALCEDESVIGRAFYVMAFVQGRVLWDPSLPGMTPPQRAAIYDEMNRVIAALHTVDVAKAGLADYGRPGNYLARQIGRWSKQYQASETEPIDAMHRLIDWLPQHVPADTGERATVVHGDYRLDNLIFHPHESRVLAVLDWELSTLGDPLADFAYHCMAWHVDPAQFRGIAGLDWRALGIPDEAQYVQRYCERTGLTIRGDWNVYLAYNMFRIAAILQGIMKRVVDGTAASEQALDAGRRARPMAELAWRYAQKVR; via the coding sequence ATGCCGCACGCCGCGACACCAGCCGGATCGACGACTCAAACCGATTACACCGCCTTCGAAGGCACACGTCCCGTCAGCGAACGGCAACGCATCGACATCGAAGCGCTTTCCGCGTGGCTCGCGCAGCACGTTGACGGCTACGCGGGACCGCTGACGCTCGAACAGTTCGCGGGTGGCCAGTCGAATCCCACCTTCAAGCTGATCACGCCGACGCGCGCCTATGTGATGCGCGCGAAACCCGGTCCGTCGGCGAAACTGCTGCCGTCCGCGCACGCGATCGAACGCGAGTATCGCGTGATGCTCGCGCTGCGTGACACCGATGTGCCCGTCGCGACGATGCTCGCGCTGTGCGAAGACGAAAGCGTGATCGGCCGCGCGTTCTATGTCATGGCGTTCGTTCAGGGCCGCGTGCTATGGGATCCCTCGCTGCCCGGCATGACGCCCCCGCAGCGCGCTGCGATCTACGACGAGATGAATCGCGTGATCGCCGCATTGCATACCGTCGATGTCGCCAAGGCCGGGCTTGCGGACTATGGCAGGCCCGGCAACTATCTCGCGCGACAAATCGGCAGATGGAGCAAGCAGTATCAGGCATCGGAAACGGAGCCGATCGACGCGATGCATCGTCTGATCGACTGGCTGCCCCAACATGTGCCCGCCGACACGGGCGAGCGCGCAACCGTCGTGCACGGCGATTACCGGCTCGACAATCTGATCTTCCATCCTCACGAATCACGCGTGCTCGCCGTGCTCGACTGGGAGCTGTCGACGCTCGGCGATCCCCTCGCCGACTTCGCGTATCACTGCATGGCATGGCACGTCGATCCCGCGCAGTTTCGCGGCATTGCGGGTCTCGACTGGCGCGCGCTCGGCATTCCCGACGAGGCACAGTACGTGCAACGCTACTGCGAGCGCACCGGCCTGACAATCCGCGGCGACTGGAACGTCTACCTCGCGTACAACATGTTCCGCATTGCGGCGATTCTGCAAGGAATCATGAAACGCGTCGTCGATGGCACGGCTGCAAGCGAACAGGCGCTCGATGCGGGACGGCGGGCGCGCCCGATGGCGGAACTTGCGTGGCGCTATGCGCAGAAAGTGCGTTGA
- a CDS encoding acyl-CoA dehydrogenase family protein: MNFDYTPKVQALRDKLVAFFDEHIYPNEQAFAAEVARNRQAGNAWVPTELIESLKQQARNTGLWNLFLPDSERGAGLTNLEYAPLCEIMGRVPWAPEVFNCSAPDTGNMETIERYGSEENKREWLEPLLQGQIRSAFLMTEPEVASSDATNIRTSIVRDGDSYVINGHKWWSSGAGDPRCKLLIVMGKTDPDAPRHQQQSMILVPADATGITVHRPLTVFGYDDAPHGHMEITLDDVRVPAANMLLGEGRGFEIAQGRLGPGRIHHCMRLIGLAERALELMSKRALQRVAFGKPIAAQTVTQERIAEARCLIEQARLLTLKTAYMMDTVGNKGARGEIAMIKVVAPNMACTVIDWAIQAHGAAGMCDDFPLAYAYTTARWLRFADGPDEVHRNAIAKIELGKYAQPADSGPF; the protein is encoded by the coding sequence ATGAATTTCGACTACACCCCGAAGGTTCAGGCATTGCGCGACAAGCTCGTCGCCTTCTTCGACGAGCACATCTATCCGAACGAACAGGCCTTTGCCGCCGAGGTGGCGCGCAACCGTCAGGCGGGCAATGCGTGGGTGCCGACCGAACTCATCGAAAGCCTGAAGCAGCAGGCGCGCAATACCGGTCTGTGGAATCTGTTTCTGCCCGACTCGGAGCGCGGCGCGGGTTTGACGAATCTCGAGTACGCGCCGCTGTGCGAAATCATGGGCCGCGTGCCGTGGGCGCCCGAGGTGTTCAACTGCAGCGCGCCCGACACCGGGAACATGGAAACCATCGAGCGCTATGGGAGCGAGGAAAACAAACGCGAATGGCTGGAGCCGCTGCTGCAAGGCCAGATCCGTTCGGCATTCTTGATGACCGAGCCGGAAGTCGCTTCATCCGATGCGACCAACATCCGGACGAGCATCGTGCGCGACGGCGACTCGTATGTGATCAATGGGCACAAGTGGTGGTCGTCGGGTGCGGGCGATCCGCGCTGCAAGCTGTTGATCGTGATGGGCAAGACGGATCCCGACGCGCCCCGTCATCAACAGCAATCGATGATTCTCGTGCCCGCCGATGCGACGGGTATTACGGTGCATCGTCCGCTGACGGTGTTCGGTTATGACGACGCGCCGCACGGTCACATGGAAATCACGCTCGACGACGTGCGCGTGCCTGCCGCGAATATGCTGCTGGGCGAAGGACGCGGGTTTGAAATCGCGCAGGGGCGATTAGGCCCGGGACGTATTCACCATTGCATGCGATTGATCGGGCTTGCTGAGCGCGCCCTTGAACTGATGTCGAAGCGTGCTCTTCAGCGGGTTGCGTTTGGCAAGCCAATTGCTGCGCAGACGGTCACGCAGGAACGTATTGCGGAGGCACGTTGTTTGATCGAGCAGGCGCGGCTGTTGACGCTGAAGACGGCTTATATGATGGATACCGTCGGTAACAAGGGAGCGCGCGGCGAGATTGCGATGATCAAGGTTGTGGCGCCGAACATGGCTTGTACCGTGATCGATTGGGCGATTCAGGCGCATGGCGCCGCTGGTATGTGCGATGACTTTCCGCTCGCTTATGCGTATACAACCGCGCGGTGGTTGCGGTTTGCGGATGGGCCCGATGAGGTCCATCGCAATGCGATAGCCAAGATCGAGCTGGGCAAGTATGCCCAGCCGGCTGATTCAGGTCCGTTTTGA
- a CDS encoding glutathione binding-like protein, which translates to MIDVYSWATPNGHKIHIMLEETGLEYTAHPINIGAGDQFARDFLAISPNNKIPAIVDTEGPKRPDGAPFSLFESGAILIYLAEKTGKFLPTDPAARYETLQWLMFQMGGIGPMLGQTHHFRVYAPQPIEYAINRYTNEAKRLYGVIDTQLGKTRYLAGNDYTIADIATFPWTRSWQNQGLQIDDYPNVKRWHEEIAARPAVQRGVEVLASARVPLMDDKAKEVLFGATQYAKH; encoded by the coding sequence ATGATCGACGTCTACAGCTGGGCCACCCCGAACGGCCACAAGATCCACATCATGCTCGAGGAGACAGGCCTCGAATACACAGCACACCCAATCAACATCGGCGCCGGCGACCAGTTCGCGAGAGACTTCCTGGCAATCAGCCCCAACAATAAAATCCCCGCCATCGTCGACACCGAAGGTCCGAAGCGCCCCGACGGCGCGCCGTTCTCCCTGTTCGAATCAGGCGCGATCCTGATCTACCTCGCAGAGAAGACAGGCAAATTCCTGCCCACCGATCCCGCCGCGCGTTACGAAACGCTGCAATGGCTGATGTTCCAGATGGGCGGCATCGGTCCGATGCTCGGCCAGACACACCACTTCCGCGTCTACGCGCCGCAGCCGATCGAATACGCGATCAACCGCTATACGAACGAAGCAAAACGCCTCTACGGCGTGATAGATACGCAACTCGGCAAGACCCGCTATTTGGCCGGCAACGACTATACGATCGCCGATATTGCGACGTTTCCGTGGACCCGCTCATGGCAAAACCAGGGTTTGCAGATCGACGATTATCCGAACGTGAAACGCTGGCACGAAGAAATCGCCGCGCGCCCCGCCGTGCAACGCGGCGTCGAAGTGCTGGCGTCGGCGCGCGTGCCGCTGATGGACGACAAGGCCAAGGAAGTGTTGTTCGGTGCGACACAGTACGCGAAGCACTGA
- a CDS encoding MaoC family dehydratase: MTPDLTPALTLRSADDVRALVGQPTRVSDWVEVDQASVDRFAVATGDHQWIHVDAERAKRESPFGGPIAHGFLTLSLIPALLIDTFRFEQRMGVNYGLNRVRFTAPVPVGSQLRASFAIAGVTDVEEGGVQIAWNVTLERKGSERPVCVAEFITRHYF; the protein is encoded by the coding sequence ATGACGCCCGACCTGACGCCCGCTCTGACGCTCCGCTCGGCCGACGACGTGCGTGCGCTGGTCGGCCAGCCGACGCGCGTCAGCGATTGGGTCGAAGTCGATCAGGCAAGCGTCGACCGCTTCGCTGTGGCAACGGGCGATCATCAATGGATCCACGTCGACGCCGAACGCGCGAAGCGCGAATCGCCGTTCGGCGGGCCGATCGCACATGGGTTTCTGACGCTGTCGCTGATTCCGGCGCTGCTCATCGATACATTTCGCTTCGAGCAGCGCATGGGCGTCAACTACGGACTCAATCGCGTGCGTTTCACGGCGCCCGTGCCCGTCGGCTCGCAGTTGCGCGCGAGCTTCGCGATCGCGGGCGTGACGGACGTCGAAGAGGGTGGTGTGCAGATCGCGTGGAATGTGACGCTCGAGCGGAAGGGGAGCGAGCGTCCCGTGTGTGTCGCAGAGTTCATTACGCGGCATTATTTCTAG
- a CDS encoding MaoC family dehydratase, protein MNLAYEDMEVGTTHEVGSHTFTRDEIIQFAEQFDPQPFHVSDAGASASPYGTLIASGWHTCSVMMGLLVRNVLAGSTSMGSPGIDDLRWLKPVHVGDTIRMTNSVLDKRVSTSKPDRGIVSTQWQGFNQHGELVITVRSKALFGLRHPGAAA, encoded by the coding sequence ATGAATTTGGCCTACGAGGACATGGAAGTCGGCACGACGCACGAGGTCGGCTCGCACACGTTCACGCGCGACGAGATTATCCAGTTCGCAGAACAGTTCGATCCGCAGCCGTTTCACGTGAGTGATGCGGGCGCATCGGCGTCGCCATACGGGACGCTGATCGCGAGCGGCTGGCATACGTGCTCGGTGATGATGGGCTTGCTCGTGCGCAATGTGCTCGCGGGTTCGACGTCGATGGGGTCGCCCGGTATCGACGATCTGCGCTGGTTGAAGCCCGTGCATGTCGGCGACACGATCCGCATGACCAACAGCGTGCTCGACAAGCGCGTATCGACTAGCAAGCCGGACCGCGGCATCGTGTCGACGCAATGGCAGGGGTTCAATCAGCATGGCGAGCTGGTGATCACCGTGCGATCGAAGGCGCTCTTCGGACTGCGTCATCCCGGGGCTGCCGCATGA
- a CDS encoding acyl-CoA dehydrogenase family protein yields the protein MNFNFTDEQQQFADALRRYLDRHYAFEARQAIVRSEAGVSNEHWSAFAELGLTALPVPEARGGFDGGTVDMLVVMQELGRSLVVEPYWSTAVGIEALKLSGTGEGDDAALLERAAPGEIRLAVAFHEPHARYDLFSVGTTATPEGDGYALSGTKSVVLHGAQADYWIVPARLDGEIALFVVACNATNAQVTDYRTIDGQRAATLVFKATPARKLNGSHAGAAALEHIADYGIVLLCSEAVGALDALNHATVEYTKTRQQFGVPIARFQALQHRMVEMLIHAEQARSATYLAAVRYSSDDADERRRAVSAAKVRVGQAARFVGQQAVQLHGGMGVTNEVAAAHLFKRLAIIETTLGDVDHHLARFASLPGFATAGA from the coding sequence ATGAACTTCAATTTCACCGATGAACAGCAACAATTCGCCGACGCGCTGCGCCGTTATCTAGACAGGCACTACGCATTCGAAGCGCGCCAGGCAATCGTGCGTTCGGAAGCAGGCGTATCGAACGAGCATTGGTCCGCGTTCGCCGAACTCGGATTGACTGCGTTGCCCGTGCCCGAAGCACGGGGCGGCTTCGATGGCGGCACGGTCGACATGCTGGTCGTGATGCAGGAACTGGGACGCTCACTGGTCGTCGAGCCGTACTGGTCGACGGCCGTCGGCATCGAGGCGCTGAAGCTGTCCGGTACGGGCGAGGGCGACGATGCGGCGTTGCTGGAACGCGCGGCGCCAGGAGAGATCAGACTGGCCGTCGCGTTTCATGAGCCGCACGCGCGCTACGACCTGTTTTCCGTCGGCACGACAGCGACGCCTGAAGGCGACGGCTACGCATTGAGTGGAACGAAATCGGTCGTGCTGCATGGTGCGCAGGCCGATTACTGGATCGTGCCCGCGCGGCTCGACGGAGAGATCGCGCTGTTCGTGGTCGCATGCAACGCGACAAACGCACAGGTCACCGATTACCGGACGATCGACGGCCAACGCGCCGCGACGCTCGTCTTCAAGGCGACGCCGGCGCGCAAGCTGAACGGCTCACATGCAGGCGCGGCGGCGCTGGAACACATCGCCGACTACGGCATCGTGTTGCTGTGCTCGGAGGCAGTCGGTGCGCTCGACGCACTGAATCACGCGACCGTCGAATACACGAAGACCCGCCAGCAATTCGGCGTGCCGATCGCGCGCTTCCAGGCGCTGCAGCATCGGATGGTCGAGATGCTGATCCACGCCGAGCAGGCGCGTTCGGCCACCTATCTTGCGGCCGTGCGCTACAGCAGCGACGACGCCGACGAGCGCCGCCGCGCGGTGTCGGCTGCCAAGGTGCGAGTGGGGCAAGCGGCGCGCTTCGTCGGCCAGCAGGCAGTGCAGTTGCACGGCGGCATGGGCGTGACGAACGAGGTGGCGGCCGCGCACCTGTTCAAGCGTCTCGCTATCATCGAAACCACGCTCGGCGATGTCGATCATCACCTTGCTCGGTTTGCGTCGCTGCCGGGATTTGCAACGGCCGGCGCGTGA
- a CDS encoding acyl-CoA dehydrogenase family protein has translation MDLNYSPADDAFRADIRAWLEANLPDALRDKVLNHKRLNRDDYASWHALLGKRGWSAPAWPAEYGGPNWNVTQRHIWDEECARLGAPTVLPFGVSMVAPVLMKYGSEAQKRRYLPRILDGSDWWCQGYSEPGSGSDLASLRTRAQRVGDHYVVNGQKTWTTLGQHADMMFCLVRTDSGAKKQEGISFLLIDMKTPGITVRPIVTLDEDHEVNEVFFEDVKVPVENLVGDENRGWTYAKYLLGHERTGIARVGQSKRELAFLKQLALNRKKNGKPLLHDPLFGAKVASLEIELMALEITVQRVVANEAGGRGPGPEASMLKIKGTEVQQGLTELMYEAVGPLAAPFDVPFLEGERAHSIAGDDDAAPLAAYYFNYRKTSIYGGSNEIQKNIIAQMILGL, from the coding sequence ATGGATCTGAATTATTCCCCCGCCGACGACGCATTCCGCGCCGACATTCGCGCATGGCTCGAGGCTAATCTGCCTGACGCGCTCCGCGACAAAGTCCTCAATCACAAACGTCTGAACCGCGACGATTACGCGAGCTGGCATGCGCTGCTCGGCAAGCGTGGCTGGTCGGCCCCTGCATGGCCGGCCGAATACGGCGGACCGAACTGGAACGTGACGCAGCGTCATATTTGGGACGAGGAGTGTGCCCGCCTCGGCGCGCCAACCGTGTTGCCGTTCGGTGTGTCGATGGTCGCGCCCGTGCTGATGAAATACGGCAGCGAAGCGCAGAAGCGCCGCTATCTGCCGCGCATTCTCGACGGCAGCGACTGGTGGTGCCAGGGCTATTCGGAGCCCGGCTCGGGTTCGGATCTCGCATCGTTGCGCACGCGTGCTCAACGTGTAGGCGATCACTATGTCGTGAATGGGCAGAAGACCTGGACGACGCTCGGCCAGCACGCCGACATGATGTTTTGTCTCGTGCGCACCGACAGCGGCGCGAAAAAGCAGGAAGGCATTTCGTTCCTGCTGATCGACATGAAAACGCCGGGTATCACGGTGCGGCCCATCGTCACGCTCGACGAGGATCACGAAGTCAACGAAGTGTTCTTCGAAGACGTGAAGGTCCCTGTCGAGAACCTGGTCGGCGATGAGAACCGCGGCTGGACTTACGCGAAATATCTGCTTGGGCACGAGCGGACGGGTATCGCTCGCGTCGGCCAGTCGAAGCGCGAGCTGGCGTTTCTGAAGCAACTCGCGCTGAATCGGAAGAAGAACGGCAAGCCATTGCTGCACGATCCGCTCTTCGGCGCGAAGGTCGCGAGTCTCGAAATCGAACTGATGGCGCTTGAAATAACGGTGCAGCGCGTCGTCGCGAATGAGGCGGGCGGACGCGGGCCGGGACCGGAGGCGTCGATGCTGAAGATCAAGGGTACGGAAGTGCAGCAAGGCCTGACTGAACTGATGTACGAAGCGGTCGGCCCGCTCGCGGCGCCGTTCGATGTGCCGTTCCTGGAAGGCGAACGGGCGCACAGCATCGCGGGCGACGACGATGCCGCGCCGCTCGCCGCGTACTACTTCAACTACCGCAAGACGTCGATCTACGGCGGCTCGAACGAAATTCAAAAGAACATCATCGCGCAGATGATTCTCGGACTGTGA
- a CDS encoding DUF1178 family protein gives MKVLDLQCPHDHRFEGWFASADDFESQLSRKLVACPICGATEVSRLPSAPRLNLSGATSASSASKEKAAADVGELQAHMMRALREVLDKTENVGDRFAEEARRIHYNEAPARSIRGVTTPEDARALVEEGIDVMPLPVPAALKEPLQ, from the coding sequence ATGAAGGTCCTTGATCTACAGTGTCCGCACGATCATCGGTTCGAAGGCTGGTTCGCTTCCGCCGATGACTTCGAGTCGCAGTTGTCCCGCAAACTGGTTGCCTGTCCCATTTGCGGTGCAACGGAAGTAAGCCGTTTGCCGTCGGCGCCGCGCCTGAATTTGTCGGGTGCGACGAGCGCGTCGAGCGCATCGAAGGAAAAGGCGGCTGCGGACGTTGGCGAGCTGCAGGCGCACATGATGCGCGCGCTGCGCGAGGTGCTGGACAAGACCGAGAACGTGGGCGACCGCTTCGCCGAGGAAGCGCGGCGCATTCACTACAACGAAGCGCCCGCTCGCAGCATCCGGGGTGTGACCACGCCGGAAGACGCACGAGCCCTCGTCGAAGAAGGCATCGACGTAATGCCGCTGCCTGTGCCCGCCGCACTGAAAGAGCCGCTGCAATAA
- a CDS encoding NUDIX domain-containing protein has protein sequence MAELPDHDAALKETCITSEVAYQGPFMTVKFDTVRLPDGKHATREYVKHPGAVMVIPLFDDGRVLMESQYRYAMGKVMYEYPAGKLDPNEDSLTCAKRELLEETGYTAREYIYLTRVHPIISYSTEFIDIYVARGLTAGERKLDDGEFLETFIAKLSDVSEWVRTGQLSDVKTIIGTFWLEKLLSGAWPENAPEAG, from the coding sequence ATGGCAGAACTTCCCGATCACGACGCTGCACTCAAAGAGACGTGCATTACGAGCGAAGTCGCGTATCAAGGGCCGTTCATGACGGTCAAGTTCGACACGGTGCGCTTGCCTGATGGCAAGCACGCGACGCGCGAGTACGTGAAACATCCCGGCGCCGTCATGGTGATTCCGCTCTTCGACGACGGCCGCGTGCTGATGGAAAGCCAGTATCGCTACGCGATGGGCAAGGTGATGTACGAGTACCCGGCGGGCAAGCTCGATCCTAACGAAGATTCTCTGACGTGCGCAAAGCGTGAGCTGCTGGAAGAAACGGGCTACACGGCGCGTGAGTACATCTATCTGACGCGCGTTCATCCCATCATTTCCTACTCGACTGAATTCATCGACATTTACGTCGCGCGCGGCCTGACGGCGGGTGAGCGCAAGCTCGACGACGGCGAATTCCTCGAGACGTTCATCGCGAAGCTGTCGGATGTGTCGGAGTGGGTGCGCACCGGTCAGCTGAGCGATGTGAAGACGATCATCGGCACGTTCTGGCTCGAAAAGCTCCTGTCGGGCGCATGGCCGGAAAATGCGCCGGAAGCGGGCTGA
- a CDS encoding DUF2818 family protein: MSAAGWFIVLLALVGANLPFLNQRVFGVVPLRAARKSAWIRIGELIVLYFIVGALGFMLEARAGNRFEQGWQFYAITFSLFIVFAFPGFTFQYLVKRR, translated from the coding sequence ATGTCGGCAGCGGGGTGGTTCATCGTGCTGTTGGCGCTCGTCGGCGCCAACCTGCCGTTCCTGAACCAGCGCGTATTCGGTGTCGTGCCTTTGCGGGCCGCCAGGAAAAGTGCGTGGATCCGGATCGGTGAACTGATCGTGCTGTATTTCATCGTCGGCGCGCTCGGCTTCATGCTCGAAGCGCGCGCCGGCAACCGCTTCGAGCAGGGCTGGCAGTTCTACGCGATCACGTTCAGCCTGTTCATCGTTTTCGCCTTCCCGGGCTTCACGTTTCAATATCTCGTCAAACGGCGCTGA